From one Thermodesulfobacteriota bacterium genomic stretch:
- a CDS encoding AtpZ/AtpI family protein, with amino-acid sequence MTIPTLHRRADSRAALGRDAARRQRREHGARSFWQSLGLAGMVGWPIALAAGGGAWLGHALDRRWQTGVHATLLFLTLGTALGGLVAWRALRGRKP; translated from the coding sequence GTGACCATCCCTACCCTCCATCGCCGTGCCGATTCCCGGGCCGCTCTCGGCCGGGATGCCGCCCGCCGGCAGCGGCGGGAGCACGGGGCGCGGAGCTTCTGGCAGTCCCTGGGCCTGGCGGGCATGGTGGGCTGGCCCATCGCCCTGGCCGCGGGCGGCGGCGCCTGGCTGGGGCACGCCCTGGACCGGCGCTGGCAGACCGGGGTGCACGCCACCCTGCTGTTCCTGACCCTGGGCACCGCCCTGGGCGGGCTGGTGGCCTGGCGGGCCTTGCGAGGCAGGAAGCCATGA
- a CDS encoding F0F1 ATP synthase subunit alpha: protein MTGKAHRLASALATAVATVSLAEQLRPRGVVQRVGDGVAFIAGLPGVRYEEMLAFDAGGLGMAYDLGPEGVGALLLAAPRQVRQGEGVVGLGRLPEVPVGAATLGRVMDPLGHPLDEGPPIAPAERLPLFRPAPEIPERRNVDTPLATGVLAIDAAIPIGRGQRELIIGDRNVGKTSLALDVVAAQVPGEVAAVYVVIGQPMSRVLEIRSTLERAGRLGNTALIAAQAAASPGLQYLAPYAGASVAEWFRERGQDALVVYDDLTKHADAYRELALLLDRPPGREAYPGDIFHIHAELLERAAVLAQDRGGGSVTALPLAETTDGDISTYIPTNLISITDGQMYLDTGRWERGQRPAIDIGRSVSRIGAKAQPPALRAVARNLRIQLARFESLERLARVGLDMDIATRKSLAQGSTLRTLLRQGRMAPRGYAEQVLALAAVSEGWLGDLAPWQAPFLVAALVELARRELPELTASLEKGQLPATGWPEAVADLVPRARQAVPEARP from the coding sequence ATGACCGGGAAGGCGCACCGGCTGGCGTCGGCCCTGGCCACCGCGGTGGCGACCGTTTCCCTGGCCGAGCAGCTGCGGCCCCGGGGGGTGGTCCAGCGGGTCGGCGACGGGGTGGCCTTCATCGCCGGTCTGCCGGGGGTACGCTACGAGGAGATGCTGGCCTTCGATGCCGGCGGCCTGGGCATGGCCTACGATCTGGGGCCGGAGGGGGTGGGCGCCTTGCTTCTGGCGGCGCCCCGCCAGGTGCGGCAGGGGGAGGGGGTGGTGGGCCTGGGCCGGCTGCCGGAGGTGCCTGTGGGCGCCGCCACCCTGGGGCGGGTGATGGACCCCCTGGGCCACCCCCTGGATGAGGGGCCGCCCATCGCGCCAGCCGAGCGCCTGCCCCTCTTCCGGCCCGCGCCGGAGATCCCGGAGCGCCGCAATGTCGACACCCCGCTGGCCACCGGCGTGCTGGCCATCGATGCCGCCATCCCCATCGGCCGCGGCCAGCGGGAGCTCATTATCGGCGACCGCAACGTGGGCAAGACCTCCCTGGCCCTGGATGTGGTGGCCGCGCAGGTGCCGGGGGAGGTGGCCGCGGTGTACGTGGTCATCGGCCAGCCCATGTCCCGGGTTCTGGAGATCCGCAGCACGCTGGAGCGGGCAGGCCGGCTCGGCAACACCGCCCTCATCGCGGCCCAGGCCGCGGCCAGCCCCGGCCTCCAGTACCTGGCCCCGTACGCCGGCGCCTCGGTGGCCGAGTGGTTCCGGGAGCGCGGGCAGGACGCCCTGGTGGTCTACGACGACCTGACCAAGCACGCCGACGCCTACCGGGAGCTGGCCCTGCTCCTGGACCGGCCGCCGGGCCGGGAGGCCTATCCGGGGGACATCTTCCATATCCATGCCGAGCTCCTGGAGCGGGCGGCGGTGCTGGCCCAGGATCGGGGCGGTGGCTCGGTCACCGCCCTGCCCCTGGCCGAGACCACGGACGGCGACATCTCCACCTACATCCCCACCAACCTCATCTCCATCACCGACGGCCAGATGTACCTGGACACCGGCCGCTGGGAGCGGGGCCAGCGACCGGCCATCGACATCGGCCGCAGCGTGTCGCGGATCGGCGCCAAGGCCCAGCCCCCGGCTTTGCGCGCCGTGGCCCGGAATCTGCGCATCCAGCTGGCCCGCTTCGAGTCCCTGGAGCGGCTGGCCCGGGTCGGCCTGGACATGGACATCGCCACCCGGAAGAGCCTGGCGCAAGGGAGCACCCTCCGCACCCTGCTGCGCCAGGGCCGCATGGCGCCCCGCGGCTACGCCGAGCAGGTGCTGGCCCTGGCGGCGGTCAGTGAGGGCTGGCTGGGTGATCTGGCCCCCTGGCAGGCGCCTTTCCTGGTAGCGGCGCTGGTGGAGCTGGCCCGGCGGGAGCTGCCGGAGCTTACGGCCAGTCTGGAGAAAGGGCAGCTGCCGGCAACCGGTTGGCCGGAGGCGGTGGCGGACCTGGTGCCCCGGGCCCGGCAGGCGGTGCCGGAGGCCAGGCCATGA
- the atpB gene encoding F0F1 ATP synthase subunit A, with protein sequence MRLHIFGDPVVFLLGPVPVTGTMLVSAAVSVALVVAAGLLARRVVRGSHDDWAILAILAVEWLDELVRGIVGRDHPRVATLAGTLFLFIAACNLAGQLPGLRPATGSLATTSALAAVVFLAVPVAGIVRHGLAGYLGHYVRPNPLFLPLHLISELSRTIALAVRLFGNIMSGHLVVGLLVALAGFLVPTPMMALDVLIGLLQAYIFTVLATVYIGAALGAEEGA encoded by the coding sequence ATGAGGCTGCACATCTTCGGCGATCCGGTGGTCTTCCTCCTGGGCCCGGTGCCGGTCACCGGCACCATGCTGGTCTCGGCGGCGGTGAGCGTGGCGCTGGTGGTCGCCGCCGGGCTCCTGGCCCGCCGGGTGGTCCGGGGGAGCCATGACGACTGGGCCATCCTGGCGATCCTGGCCGTGGAATGGCTCGACGAGCTGGTCCGGGGTATCGTCGGCCGCGACCATCCCCGGGTGGCGACCCTGGCCGGCACCCTCTTCCTCTTCATCGCTGCCTGCAACCTGGCGGGACAGCTCCCGGGGCTGCGGCCGGCCACCGGCAGCCTGGCCACCACCTCGGCCCTGGCCGCGGTGGTCTTCCTGGCAGTGCCGGTGGCCGGCATCGTGCGCCACGGGCTGGCCGGCTATCTGGGGCACTACGTCCGGCCCAACCCGCTCTTTCTCCCCTTGCATCTCATCTCCGAGCTGTCCCGCACCATCGCCCTGGCGGTGCGCCTGTTCGGCAACATCATGTCCGGCCATCTGGTGGTGGGGCTGCTGGTGGCCCTGGCCGGCTTTCTGGTCCCGACACCCATGATGGCCCTGGATGTCCTGATCGGGCTGCTGCAGGCCTACATCTTCACCGTGCTGGCCACGGTGTACATCGGTGCCGCCCTGGGGGCGGAGGAGGGAGCATGA
- a CDS encoding F0F1 ATP synthase subunit C: MSDQTLIAVASIAAAALAMGLGAIAAALGESRIGAAAMDALARQPDEAGSITRTLFVSLAMVESTAIFCLVIALILLFANPFALVAGG, from the coding sequence ATGAGCGACCAGACCCTGATTGCCGTGGCCTCCATTGCCGCGGCCGCCCTGGCCATGGGCCTGGGGGCCATCGCCGCGGCCCTGGGCGAAAGCCGCATCGGCGCCGCGGCCATGGACGCCTTGGCCCGCCAGCCGGACGAGGCGGGGTCCATCACCCGCACCCTGTTCGTCTCCCTGGCCATGGTGGAGTCCACCGCCATCTTCTGCCTGGTCATCGCCCTCATCCTGCTCTTCGCCAACCCCTTTGCCCTGGTCGCCGGGGGATGA